Proteins co-encoded in one Azospirillum brasilense genomic window:
- a CDS encoding NifB/NifX family molybdenum-iron cluster-binding protein, with translation MKFAVGTQDYRSIATHGGRTRRFLVFEAEAGADPVEVHRIELAEDEVLHLAGDGRPHPIDAVRVVITGSSGEGFIKHMKRRGIEPVTTLESDPVQAIRDWFAGTVKTAPPPEHPHEHHDHGPGEAPHECHGAPA, from the coding sequence ATGAAGTTCGCCGTCGGCACGCAGGATTACCGCAGCATCGCCACCCATGGCGGCCGCACCCGCCGCTTCCTGGTCTTCGAGGCCGAGGCGGGCGCCGACCCCGTCGAGGTCCATCGGATCGAGCTGGCCGAGGACGAGGTGCTCCACCTCGCCGGTGACGGGCGCCCCCATCCCATCGACGCGGTGCGGGTGGTCATCACCGGCTCCTCCGGCGAGGGCTTCATCAAGCACATGAAGCGCCGCGGCATCGAGCCGGTGACCACGCTGGAGAGCGATCCGGTGCAGGCGATCCGCGACTGGTTCGCGGGGACCGTCAAGACGGCCCCGCCGCCCGAGCATCCCCACGAGCATCACGACCACGGCCCCGGCGAGGCCCCGCATGAGTGCCACGGGGCGCCGGCCTGA
- a CDS encoding NYN domain-containing protein, producing MFIDGANLYAAARSLGFDIDYKRLRDGFASEGRLVRAFYYTALVEDQEYSPIRPLVDWLDYNGYTMVTKPTKEFTDASGRRKIKGNMDIELAIDVMEMAERVDHILLFSGDGDFRRLVEAVQRKGVRVSVISTVRSQPPMVADELRRQADNFIELQDLAPSIARVHHHREPMGSPGAPGAPDLSAQGGPYANF from the coding sequence ATGTTCATCGACGGCGCCAATTTGTACGCAGCCGCCCGGTCCCTGGGCTTCGATATCGACTACAAGCGCCTGCGCGACGGCTTCGCCTCGGAAGGGAGGCTGGTGCGCGCCTTCTATTACACCGCGTTGGTGGAGGATCAGGAGTACTCGCCGATCCGGCCGCTGGTCGATTGGCTGGACTACAACGGCTACACCATGGTGACCAAGCCGACCAAGGAGTTCACCGACGCGTCGGGCCGGCGCAAGATCAAGGGCAACATGGACATCGAGCTGGCCATCGACGTGATGGAGATGGCCGAGCGGGTCGACCACATCCTGCTGTTCTCCGGCGATGGCGATTTCCGTCGGCTGGTCGAAGCGGTGCAGCGCAAGGGCGTGCGGGTCAGCGTCATCAGCACCGTGCGCTCCCAGCCGCCGATGGTCGCCGACGAGTTGCGCCGTCAGGCCGACAACTTCATCGAGCTTCAGGACCTCGCCCCGAGCATCGCCCGCGTCCATCACCACCGCGAGCCGATGGGAAGCCCGGGCGCTCCGGGGGCGCCGGACCTGTCCGCCCAGGGCGGCCCCTACGCCAACTTCTGA
- a CDS encoding autotransporter domain-containing protein produces MTGKAIGMAAGAALLVSAPAGAVPFDRVFVFGDSLSDTGRVYELTRGGIPQSPPYYDGRFSNGPVWVERLAPLIGSQPDQKTNFAYGGAETGTLSQTGVPGIQGQVGQFLLSRPSGTGGGLFAVWAGGNDYFNRVSAGSDPSGLVTQTVGNIVTTVERLAALGGKTFLVPNLPDLGTIPDTRNSDRAALLNAATASHNALLSQAMADVEKRLGVTVVVADVNALYRAVAANPTAYGFTNAVTPCLSDNAPTGACGTEAQADQTVYWDEIHPTRAAHLLIAQYMQGALLALNDAAETVAMQPELAFEAARSWHRALLGSIAGPAATRVEAPLGNGELRAFLIGDAAWGRLGGTAERQGFRFNTQSGGVGAELPVGPASRIGLSVGGSRGHAKLDEGAGTLDMTSTIIGLHAVTEARGFQLAVAGSVSFDRYGDIDRTTGFAPFPNASAETDGRTYALSVAGGYTAQLGPVALGPRLGLRYIHTRIDDYQESGAGLLSLGVERQSAESLESSVGAEASTVVEIGRTVLQPSLGIAWEHQFAEDARTVTVRLPGGAANSVSPSGDGRDSLVIGAGLSAQLWQAVGATVGYRGELSGADGHNHAFTARLRMSF; encoded by the coding sequence GTGACGGGTAAGGCGATTGGTATGGCGGCGGGAGCCGCGTTGCTGGTGTCGGCGCCCGCCGGTGCGGTGCCGTTCGACCGGGTGTTCGTCTTCGGCGACAGCCTGTCCGACACCGGCCGCGTCTACGAGTTGACGCGCGGCGGCATTCCGCAGAGTCCGCCCTATTACGACGGGCGTTTCTCCAACGGCCCCGTCTGGGTCGAGCGGCTGGCACCGCTGATCGGCAGCCAGCCCGACCAGAAGACCAACTTCGCCTATGGCGGCGCGGAAACCGGGACCCTGTCGCAGACCGGCGTTCCCGGCATCCAGGGGCAGGTCGGGCAGTTCCTGCTCAGCCGCCCGAGCGGCACCGGCGGCGGGCTGTTCGCGGTGTGGGCGGGAGGCAACGACTATTTCAACCGCGTCTCCGCCGGGTCGGACCCGTCGGGCCTCGTCACCCAGACGGTCGGCAACATCGTCACCACGGTGGAGCGTCTGGCGGCGCTCGGCGGGAAGACCTTCCTGGTGCCGAACCTGCCGGACCTCGGCACCATCCCGGACACCCGCAATTCCGACCGCGCCGCCCTGCTGAACGCCGCCACCGCCTCCCACAACGCGCTGCTTTCCCAGGCAATGGCCGACGTGGAGAAGCGGCTGGGAGTCACCGTCGTGGTGGCCGACGTCAACGCCCTGTACCGCGCGGTGGCGGCCAACCCGACGGCCTACGGCTTCACCAACGCCGTGACGCCCTGCTTGTCGGACAACGCGCCGACCGGCGCCTGCGGGACCGAGGCGCAGGCCGACCAGACCGTCTACTGGGACGAGATCCATCCGACCCGCGCCGCCCATCTGCTGATCGCGCAATACATGCAGGGTGCCCTGTTGGCCCTGAACGACGCGGCGGAGACCGTGGCGATGCAGCCGGAACTGGCCTTCGAGGCGGCGCGGAGCTGGCACCGCGCGCTGCTCGGCTCCATCGCCGGCCCCGCCGCGACGCGGGTGGAGGCGCCGCTCGGCAATGGGGAGCTGAGGGCCTTCCTGATCGGCGACGCCGCCTGGGGCCGCCTCGGCGGCACGGCGGAGCGCCAGGGCTTCCGCTTCAACACCCAGTCGGGCGGCGTCGGCGCCGAACTGCCGGTCGGGCCGGCGTCGCGCATCGGCCTGTCGGTCGGCGGGTCGCGCGGCCACGCCAAGCTCGACGAGGGGGCGGGCACGCTGGACATGACCAGCACCATCATCGGCCTGCACGCGGTGACCGAGGCACGGGGCTTCCAACTGGCCGTGGCGGGCAGCGTCTCCTTCGACCGCTACGGCGACATCGACCGGACCACCGGCTTCGCGCCGTTCCCCAACGCCTCGGCGGAGACCGACGGGCGCACCTACGCCCTGTCGGTCGCCGGGGGCTACACGGCGCAGCTCGGGCCGGTGGCGCTGGGGCCGCGGCTGGGCCTGCGCTACATCCACACGCGGATCGACGACTACCAGGAGAGCGGCGCCGGCCTGCTGTCGCTCGGCGTCGAGCGGCAGAGCGCCGAATCCCTGGAGAGCAGCGTCGGGGCCGAAGCCTCCACCGTCGTGGAGATCGGGCGGACGGTGCTTCAGCCCAGCCTGGGCATCGCCTGGGAGCACCAGTTCGCCGAGGACGCGCGCACCGTCACCGTCCGCCTGCCCGGCGGGGCCGCCAACAGCGTCAGCCCCAGCGGCGACGGCCGCGACTCCCTGGTGATCGGCGCCGGCCTGTCGGCCCAGCTCTGGCAGGCGGTCGGTGCCACGGTGGGTTACCGCGGCGAACTGTCGGGGGCGGACGGCCACAACCACGCCTTCACCGCCCGCTTGCGCATGAGCTTCTGA
- a CDS encoding DUF2934 domain-containing protein, protein MDEHRIRHRAYEIWEREGRPEGRRAEHWERACRELRDEDERAKEEGAAPRDLARASADSGAGI, encoded by the coding sequence ATGGACGAACACCGCATCCGCCACCGTGCCTACGAGATCTGGGAACGGGAGGGCCGCCCCGAAGGGCGCCGCGCCGAGCATTGGGAGCGGGCCTGCCGCGAACTCCGGGACGAGGACGAGCGGGCGAAGGAGGAGGGCGCCGCGCCGCGCGACCTCGCCCGAGCCTCCGCGGATTCGGGCGCCGGCATCTGA
- a CDS encoding Hsp20/alpha crystallin family protein — translation MPPRRDPASFMWSEAVELLDRAERLHRQFFRPAPPGPRRACWTPPVDVYETEDAVTIVVALPGVGADQLHVAVEDGVLVVAGERTLPLGCDGIIHRLEIPHGRFERRIELPAGAFRMGRRELSAGCLVLTLDKMG, via the coding sequence ATGCCGCCCCGCCGTGATCCCGCTTCCTTCATGTGGTCGGAGGCCGTCGAGTTGCTGGACCGTGCCGAGCGGCTGCACCGCCAGTTCTTCCGCCCGGCCCCGCCCGGCCCGCGCCGCGCCTGCTGGACTCCGCCCGTCGACGTCTACGAGACGGAGGACGCGGTGACCATCGTCGTCGCCCTTCCCGGCGTCGGCGCGGACCAGCTTCACGTCGCGGTCGAGGACGGCGTTCTGGTGGTTGCCGGGGAGCGGACGCTGCCGCTGGGCTGCGACGGGATCATCCACCGGCTTGAGATTCCCCACGGCCGCTTCGAGCGGCGGATCGAGCTGCCCGCCGGGGCCTTCCGCATGGGACGGCGCGAGCTGTCGGCGGGCTGCCTCGTGCTGACGCTCGACAAGATGGGATGA
- the lon gene encoding endopeptidase La — translation MTDEHAAEATPTPQTPPASPPVSGLPEDVIPVIPVRNLVQFPGVVLPVTVGRARSVAAAQEAARTERPVGILLQRDEAVEDPTGVDMHRVGTTASILRYVTTPDGSHHLVCQGQQRFRIVEWVPGHPFMAARVEMVEESDTATPEVMARFLNLRNEAVEALQLLPQAPQELLAAVQAIESPGELADMTASYMDLKPAEKQEVLETVDLPERLDKVGGLLARRIEVLRLSRDLRERTREAMDERQREYLLREQLRAIQKELGEADEGRQAEIGELQDAIAKAGMPPDVREHAEKELRRLERMPEAAAEYSMVRSYLDWLIEMPWDRRSESRIDIAEARRILDEDHYGLEKVKRRILEFLAVRKLNPEGRSPILCFVGPPGVGKTSLGQSIARATGRAFARVSLGGVHDESEIRGHRRTYVGALPGNIVQAIRKAGTRDCVLMLDEMDKLGQGFHGDPSAALLEVLDPEQNATFRDHYLGVPFDLSKVMFIATANMLDTIPGPLRDRMEVIELSGYTEDEKLEIAKRYLLARQLAANGLTAEQLEIPDDTLRAIIRDHTREAGNRQLERLIGAVGRYAAVRIAEGEVERMRVEPADLTAILGPPRFENDVAMRTSVPGVATGLAWTPVGGDILFIEASRFSGSGRLILTGQLGEVMKESAQAALSLVKSRVKDLGLDPEGLDRFDIHIHVPAGAIPKDGPSAGVAIFTALVSLLSGRCIRSDTAMTGEISLRGLVLPVGGIREKVVAAQRAGLKTVMLPARNRKDFDDIPAAVRERLSFVWLERVDDAVRAALVSEPSVEAAERKAG, via the coding sequence ATGACTGATGAGCACGCTGCCGAAGCGACGCCGACTCCCCAGACGCCGCCAGCCTCGCCGCCCGTCTCCGGGCTGCCGGAGGATGTGATCCCGGTCATTCCGGTGCGGAACCTCGTGCAGTTTCCCGGGGTGGTGCTGCCGGTGACGGTCGGGCGGGCGCGCTCGGTCGCCGCAGCGCAGGAGGCGGCCCGCACCGAACGGCCGGTCGGCATCCTGCTCCAGCGCGACGAGGCGGTGGAGGACCCGACCGGAGTCGACATGCACCGCGTCGGTACGACCGCCAGCATCCTGCGCTACGTCACCACGCCCGACGGCTCGCACCATCTGGTTTGCCAGGGACAGCAGCGCTTTCGCATCGTCGAGTGGGTGCCCGGCCATCCCTTCATGGCCGCCCGTGTCGAGATGGTGGAGGAAAGCGACACCGCCACGCCGGAGGTCATGGCCCGCTTCCTGAACCTGCGCAACGAGGCGGTGGAGGCGCTGCAACTGCTGCCCCAGGCCCCGCAGGAGCTTCTGGCCGCCGTCCAGGCCATCGAAAGCCCCGGCGAGCTGGCCGACATGACCGCCAGCTACATGGACCTGAAGCCCGCCGAGAAGCAGGAGGTGCTGGAGACCGTCGACCTGCCGGAACGGCTCGACAAGGTCGGCGGCCTGCTGGCCCGGCGGATCGAGGTGCTGCGTCTGTCCCGCGACCTCCGCGAGCGCACCCGCGAGGCGATGGACGAGCGGCAGCGCGAATATCTGCTGCGCGAGCAGCTCCGCGCCATCCAGAAGGAGTTGGGCGAGGCCGACGAGGGCCGTCAGGCCGAGATCGGCGAGCTTCAGGACGCCATCGCCAAGGCCGGCATGCCCCCCGATGTGCGCGAGCACGCCGAGAAGGAGTTGCGCCGGCTGGAGCGGATGCCGGAGGCGGCGGCGGAATACTCGATGGTGCGCAGCTACCTGGACTGGCTGATCGAAATGCCGTGGGACCGCCGGTCGGAATCGCGCATCGACATCGCCGAGGCGCGCCGCATCCTCGACGAGGACCATTACGGGCTGGAGAAGGTCAAACGCCGCATCCTGGAATTCCTGGCGGTGCGCAAGCTGAACCCGGAGGGGCGCAGCCCCATCCTGTGCTTCGTCGGGCCGCCGGGGGTGGGCAAGACCTCGCTCGGCCAGAGCATCGCGCGGGCGACCGGGCGGGCCTTCGCCCGCGTCTCGCTGGGCGGCGTCCATGACGAGAGCGAGATCCGCGGCCACCGCCGCACCTATGTCGGCGCGCTTCCCGGCAACATCGTCCAGGCGATCCGCAAGGCCGGAACGCGCGACTGCGTGCTGATGCTGGACGAGATGGACAAGCTGGGGCAGGGCTTCCACGGCGACCCCTCGGCCGCCCTGCTGGAGGTGCTGGACCCGGAGCAGAACGCCACCTTCCGCGACCATTACCTGGGCGTGCCCTTCGACCTGTCGAAGGTGATGTTCATCGCCACCGCCAACATGCTGGACACCATCCCCGGCCCGCTGCGCGACCGCATGGAGGTGATTGAGCTGTCCGGCTACACCGAGGACGAGAAGCTGGAGATCGCCAAGCGCTACCTGCTGGCCCGCCAGCTCGCCGCCAACGGGCTGACGGCGGAGCAGTTGGAGATCCCGGACGACACCCTGCGAGCCATCATCCGCGACCACACGCGGGAGGCGGGGAACCGCCAGCTGGAACGGCTGATCGGCGCGGTCGGGCGCTACGCCGCGGTGCGCATCGCCGAGGGCGAGGTCGAGCGGATGCGGGTCGAGCCGGCGGACCTGACGGCGATCCTCGGGCCGCCGCGCTTCGAGAACGACGTGGCGATGCGCACCAGCGTGCCCGGCGTGGCGACCGGCCTCGCCTGGACTCCGGTCGGCGGCGACATCCTGTTCATCGAGGCCAGCCGCTTTTCCGGCTCGGGGCGGCTGATCCTGACCGGCCAGCTCGGCGAGGTGATGAAGGAGAGCGCACAGGCCGCCCTCAGCCTCGTCAAGTCGCGGGTGAAGGACCTCGGCCTCGACCCGGAGGGGCTGGACCGCTTCGACATCCACATCCACGTCCCGGCCGGCGCCATCCCGAAGGACGGGCCGTCCGCCGGCGTGGCGATCTTCACGGCGCTGGTGTCGCTGCTGTCCGGGCGCTGCATCCGCTCCGACACGGCGATGACCGGGGAGATCAGCCTGCGCGGTCTGGTGCTGCCGGTCGGCGGCATCCGCGAGAAGGTGGTGGCCGCCCAGCGCGCCGGGCTGAAAACGGTGATGCTGCCCGCCCGCAACCGCAAGGACTTCGACGACATTCCCGCGGCGGTGCGCGAGCGGCTGAGCTTCGTCTGGCTGGAGCGGGTGGACGACGCCGTCCGCGCCGCCCTGGTGTCGGAGCCCTCCGTGGAGGCGGCGGAGCGCAAGGCCGGGTAG
- a CDS encoding esterase-like activity of phytase family protein codes for MRLRTLAIPFCALLAVAGGCAAVAGNGGPSTPSVPIALDPDRPALAEVGALRFRGALRLPDGAGVGGLSGLWVSDSGDHFVAVSDNGKSVAGRLSYDAQGRLAGAGHYEVRPLVIDKDPGYRGRLNDSEDLVRLPEGGWLVSFERNHRILRYDGADRPDGAPRKLPIPPGLETAPSNGGVEALAALPDGRILAIEEGEDDGVRERHAWIAPANPKARGDWQPLTYRAAPRFRPTAAAALPDGGVLVLERRVSLLGGWAARIVHVPADSLRGGATMDGVELARLEPPLPTDNFEGMAVRTGPDGDTLVYIVSDDNRSPLQRTYLMMFQLRANALKPAIAGR; via the coding sequence ATGCGTTTGAGAACCCTGGCGATTCCTTTCTGCGCCCTGCTGGCTGTAGCCGGCGGCTGCGCCGCGGTGGCCGGAAACGGCGGACCGTCCACCCCCTCCGTTCCGATTGCGCTGGATCCGGACCGCCCGGCTCTTGCGGAGGTCGGTGCCCTGCGGTTCCGTGGCGCTCTCCGTCTGCCCGATGGGGCGGGGGTGGGGGGGCTGTCCGGCCTGTGGGTCAGCGACTCGGGGGACCACTTCGTCGCCGTCTCCGACAACGGGAAGAGCGTCGCGGGGCGTCTGTCCTATGATGCCCAGGGGCGTCTGGCCGGCGCCGGACACTACGAGGTCCGCCCTCTGGTCATCGACAAAGACCCGGGTTACCGCGGCCGCCTCAACGACTCGGAGGACCTCGTCCGTCTGCCGGAGGGTGGCTGGCTGGTGTCGTTCGAACGCAATCACCGCATTCTCCGTTACGATGGAGCCGACCGCCCCGATGGAGCGCCGCGCAAGCTTCCGATTCCGCCGGGCCTTGAGACAGCGCCGTCGAACGGCGGGGTCGAGGCTCTGGCGGCGCTGCCGGACGGCCGCATCTTGGCCATCGAGGAAGGGGAGGACGACGGTGTTCGGGAACGCCACGCCTGGATCGCCCCCGCGAATCCGAAGGCGCGCGGGGATTGGCAACCCCTGACCTACCGCGCGGCACCGCGTTTCCGCCCGACCGCGGCAGCGGCCCTGCCCGACGGCGGGGTGCTGGTGCTGGAACGGCGGGTGTCCCTGCTGGGCGGCTGGGCGGCGCGCATCGTTCATGTGCCGGCGGACTCGCTGCGCGGCGGCGCGACGATGGACGGGGTGGAGTTGGCCCGGCTGGAGCCGCCCTTGCCGACCGACAATTTCGAAGGGATGGCGGTGCGGACCGGGCCGGACGGCGACACGCTGGTCTACATCGTCTCCGACGACAACCGCAGCCCGCTCCAGCGGACCTATCTGATGATGTTCCAGCTTCGGGCCAATGCCCTGAAGCCCGCCATCGCGGGGCGCTGA
- a CDS encoding DUF2076 domain-containing protein, which yields MTPEERTLLSDLFTHLREVENQPRDLEAERFIQQMIQGQPAAAYYMAQSVLVQQQALTAAQQRIEDLERQVREAQARAQQSQAQPPSGGSFLSNALGLGRSPWAGGGNRSAEPPAPSPQSPQGPAYNPMQPPSRSPWGAAPQAGGQPGYGQPAYPPQPGYAPQPGFGPQGYAPRGGGFLSGAAQTAAGVAGGMLAASAISSMLSHSPGPFGEAAAAAGQTASHGETIINNYYGDSADQGADQGLPPEDNNLQNVDYQTDDSSFDDGGGDGGGDDSWI from the coding sequence ATGACGCCCGAGGAACGCACCCTCCTTTCCGATCTGTTCACGCACCTGCGCGAGGTGGAGAATCAGCCCCGCGATCTGGAGGCGGAACGCTTCATCCAGCAGATGATCCAGGGCCAGCCCGCCGCCGCCTACTACATGGCGCAGTCGGTCCTGGTGCAGCAGCAGGCGCTGACCGCCGCCCAGCAGCGCATCGAGGATCTGGAGCGGCAGGTGAGGGAGGCGCAGGCCCGCGCCCAACAGAGCCAGGCCCAGCCCCCCAGCGGCGGCAGCTTCCTGTCCAACGCGCTCGGGCTGGGGCGCAGCCCGTGGGCCGGCGGGGGCAACCGTTCGGCGGAGCCGCCCGCGCCGTCGCCTCAGTCTCCTCAGGGGCCGGCCTACAACCCGATGCAGCCCCCGTCGCGCAGCCCGTGGGGGGCCGCTCCGCAAGCCGGCGGGCAACCCGGTTACGGCCAGCCCGCCTATCCGCCCCAGCCCGGTTACGCTCCGCAGCCCGGATTCGGCCCGCAGGGCTACGCGCCGCGCGGCGGCGGGTTCCTGAGCGGTGCCGCCCAGACGGCGGCCGGCGTGGCCGGCGGCATGCTGGCGGCCAGCGCCATCTCCTCGATGCTCAGCCATTCGCCGGGACCGTTCGGCGAGGCCGCGGCGGCGGCGGGCCAGACGGCCAGCCATGGCGAGACGATCATCAACAATTACTACGGCGACTCCGCCGACCAGGGCGCCGACCAGGGTCTCCCGCCGGAGGACAACAACCTCCAGAACGTCGACTATCAAACCGACGATTCCTCGTTCGATGACGGCGGCGGCGACGGTGGTGGAGACGACAGCTGGATCTGA
- a CDS encoding universal stress protein, with protein MAYKHILVHLDSGPQVETRLDAAIALAKSSGAFLRGLFAQPDRSATSVIARRSSDHLEQAAARSEAMFRDKLQASGLQGQWHGLTHGEHNHVIREVIIWSRFADLTVLGQFDRSAADGVAPEELNEQVVLNSGRPVLVLPFAGTFPVIGKRVAVAWNAEREAARALSDAMPFLQAADEVTVITVLTQAAPPAGSEPQRIGLLDHLALHGVTADQTHFTVTDIGAMDALLARSIDSGADLLVMGAHGHYGFPFLHRGGGTRHVLRTCPVPLLLSH; from the coding sequence ATGGCCTACAAGCACATCCTCGTGCATCTCGATTCCGGCCCGCAGGTGGAAACCCGCCTCGACGCGGCCATCGCGCTGGCGAAGAGCAGCGGCGCCTTCCTGCGCGGCCTGTTCGCCCAGCCGGACCGCAGCGCCACCAGCGTCATCGCCCGCCGCTCCAGCGACCATCTGGAGCAGGCGGCCGCCCGCAGCGAGGCGATGTTCCGTGACAAGCTCCAGGCGTCGGGCCTGCAGGGCCAGTGGCACGGTCTGACCCACGGCGAGCACAACCACGTCATCCGCGAGGTCATCATCTGGTCGCGCTTTGCCGACCTGACGGTGCTGGGCCAGTTCGACCGCAGCGCCGCCGACGGCGTGGCGCCGGAGGAGTTGAACGAGCAGGTGGTGCTGAACTCCGGCCGCCCGGTGCTGGTGCTGCCGTTCGCCGGCACCTTCCCGGTGATCGGCAAGCGGGTCGCCGTCGCCTGGAACGCCGAGCGCGAGGCCGCCCGCGCCCTGTCCGACGCCATGCCCTTCCTCCAGGCCGCCGACGAGGTCACGGTCATCACCGTGCTGACCCAGGCCGCCCCGCCTGCCGGGTCGGAGCCGCAGCGCATCGGCCTGCTCGACCATCTGGCGCTGCACGGCGTGACGGCCGACCAGACCCATTTCACGGTGACCGACATCGGCGCCATGGACGCGCTTCTCGCCCGCAGCATCGACTCCGGGGCCGATCTGCTGGTGATGGGCGCGCACGGCCATTACGGCTTCCCCTTCCTGCACCGCGGCGGCGGCACGCGCCACGTCCTGCGCACCTGCCCGGTGCCGCTGCTGCTCTCCCACTGA
- the rpoZ gene encoding DNA-directed RNA polymerase subunit omega translates to MARVTVEDCVLKVPNRFELVMMAAQRAREIASGAPLSIDRDNDKNPVVALREIADETVMLEHLKNALIKGHQKHVEPDEPEEEIVELMAGENDWAARGDTSLEDEDGMSEAEEVGEGDDLLSDMESDPAAAFGMTEDDVVGRDADGDL, encoded by the coding sequence ATGGCCCGCGTTACCGTCGAAGATTGCGTCCTCAAGGTTCCGAACCGGTTTGAGCTGGTCATGATGGCGGCCCAGCGCGCGCGTGAGATCGCGTCCGGCGCCCCGCTGTCGATCGACCGCGACAACGACAAGAACCCGGTCGTTGCCCTGCGCGAGATCGCCGATGAGACGGTGATGCTGGAGCATCTGAAGAACGCCCTGATCAAGGGCCATCAGAAGCATGTCGAACCGGACGAGCCCGAGGAGGAGATCGTCGAGCTGATGGCCGGCGAGAACGACTGGGCCGCCCGCGGCGACACGTCGCTGGAGGACGAGGACGGGATGAGCGAGGCGGAGGAGGTCGGCGAAGGCGACGACCTGCTGTCCGACATGGAGAGCGATCCGGCGGCGGCCTTCGGCATGACCGAGGACGATGTCGTCGGCCGTGATGCGGACGGAGATCTCTGA
- a CDS encoding MarR family transcriptional regulator, which produces MTTLVQPQPTEDAERSDAERKASATQMYHEVARIIERMHRRFLDVLRIELSRIGIDDISPVQVMMLLNISNGEISVRDLIERGYYLGSNASYNLKQLVDSGYVDRSASPRDKRAARLKLSARGLELCERLRHMASVHSDGLIRTDGDSQDFEVTYRTLRRLERKWTDVIRSDETEIL; this is translated from the coding sequence ATGACGACGCTCGTTCAGCCCCAGCCGACCGAAGACGCCGAGCGCAGCGACGCTGAGCGCAAGGCCTCCGCCACCCAGATGTACCATGAGGTGGCGCGGATCATCGAACGGATGCACCGCCGGTTCCTCGACGTTCTGCGAATCGAGCTGTCCCGCATCGGCATCGACGACATCAGCCCGGTGCAGGTCATGATGCTGCTGAACATCTCCAACGGCGAGATCAGCGTGCGCGACCTGATCGAGCGCGGCTATTACCTCGGCTCCAACGCCTCCTACAACCTGAAGCAACTGGTGGACAGCGGCTATGTGGACCGCTCCGCCTCGCCGCGCGACAAGCGCGCCGCCCGGCTGAAGCTGTCGGCCCGCGGGCTGGAGCTGTGCGAGCGGCTGCGCCACATGGCGTCGGTCCACTCCGACGGGCTGATCCGCACCGACGGTGACAGCCAGGACTTCGAGGTCACCTACCGCACGCTGCGCCGACTGGAGCGCAAATGGACGGACGTCATCCGCTCCGACGAAACGGAAATCCTCTAG
- a CDS encoding sensor histidine kinase — translation MLNPLRSQPVALPADRPATGAGAPEDPIAERIRELEAELRELQHRAKNSLQLVISLLKLQTGRIRDPDARAAYEQTLVRIEALAILYRQLHESGTGTHVNLGRYIESLADAVKHGTPGGLANVPIEVKSDPIQIGLYEAMPLGLITAELITNSLHHAYPEQGWIRVSVTQEHNGRARLIVEDNGRALPAGFDTTAEDGLMLAEALAAQLGDTLNTESDAAGTTASVSFPV, via the coding sequence ATGCTCAATCCCCTCCGGTCCCAGCCGGTCGCCCTGCCTGCTGATCGCCCCGCCACCGGTGCGGGGGCGCCGGAGGACCCAATCGCGGAGCGCATCCGTGAGTTGGAGGCCGAACTGCGCGAGCTTCAGCACCGGGCCAAGAACAGCCTCCAGCTGGTCATCAGCCTGCTGAAGCTGCAAACGGGCCGCATCCGCGACCCGGACGCCCGCGCCGCCTACGAGCAGACGCTGGTCCGCATCGAAGCGCTGGCGATCCTCTACCGCCAGCTCCACGAATCGGGCACCGGCACCCATGTGAATCTGGGCCGCTACATCGAATCGCTCGCCGACGCGGTGAAGCACGGGACGCCCGGCGGCCTCGCCAACGTGCCGATCGAGGTGAAGAGCGACCCCATCCAGATCGGTCTGTACGAGGCCATGCCGCTCGGCCTGATCACCGCGGAGCTGATCACCAACAGCCTGCACCACGCCTACCCGGAGCAGGGCTGGATCCGCGTGTCGGTGACGCAGGAGCACAACGGGCGCGCCCGCCTGATCGTCGAGGACAACGGGCGCGCCCTGCCCGCCGGTTTCGACACGACGGCGGAGGACGGGCTGATGCTGGCCGAAGCGCTGGCCGCCCAGCTCGGCGACACGCTGAACACGGAAAGCGACGCCGCCGGCACCACCGCCAGCGTGTCCTTTCCCGTGTGA